The DNA sequence CCCCGAGAAACTCGATAACACCCCATAGACAACCTCCAGAGAAACCAgcgccctcttccacaccgcGTCCCAATGaaaccagaccacgtgcaaggatcgcttgttagcacattgaccataagataaaaccAAAATTACACCAACTCATCCCCAGGAAAgacaccacatccatggcacatcaatttgacccaaccctagctcaaacgAGTAGGGACCAACTATTGACCAAAGTAAACTAACCAATAACCAAAGTAAACTAACAAGCAACCTAACTAAAACCAAGActttaaccaaaagaaaaaagtcgCCGCCACGATACTCCTCACCCTTGTCGTCAGATGACCCGCCGGCAAGCCACCACCGCAGCCCCATGTCTTCAATCTCCCCAAGTCGAAGGTGCCTGCTAAACCATATAGCAAACCACAGCAAATCTATCACCCAGAAATCGATGAAAGACTCACTGTACCTTGCCTCTGCCATGCCCACCACCTTGAAAACCCAGATCCACCACAGCTGCCATCTTCGTCTAGCAACCCACCGTAGATTAGAAGTCAGCGCCATACGATCCATGGTATACCGCCGCCATGATCTGGCCTCTGACCACTTACTCCACGCCGACCACCACCCATCCGACCTCCACACCGACGATGCCATCtcagagaaaagaagagaagtaCCAGACCTTGACCAGCAAAGCAAAAAGCAGAGGAGGACCCCTGAGATCCCAAGATCCTGTCCGGCAACACCCGCCACTCGTTGATGGAGCAAGGAGGCACGGCCGATGCGGGGGCGCCGCCGGACAGGCTGATAACTTTTGTTAACTCTCTCCAACCCTAGTTCTCACTCTCTCTGAATTCACTACCGAGTTATTTGGTTGTTACTTTAATCTCGCCGTCTCAGGACCATTGATTGAAGTGAAATAAAGTTGAATTCGAAATAAAATCATATTctcaatatttattttattcatgacAAAAGCATTTAAAAATGAACACAACAAAGTAGAAAAATACAAACACTTGTCAGTGACAACACTAACAATTATTAAAAACACAAATTGAAAGCTTTGAACGTCATGCTTATGTTACCTTCCACTCATAATTAGTGGGTCACAGCATTCtgatccaatttttttttaaaggggcaTCTTGAGGGCTAAAAATAACCCTTTACACTCACCTATAGCCCTAATGTTTAACCCTTTGACCCTTAACTTATTGGGTTGGAGTTGGATTGGGCTAAAAAATGCCCCTTTAGCACCTTGTCTTCTTGGGTTGGAGGTGGCCTAATGCTCATAGAGCTAGTGGGGATTTAACTCGACTTGTTGTCAACTTGGGGATTTAACGGTGTTGTGTATTTGGTTATTTTCGTTTCACTCTATTTTGTATTTAGAGTTATtgtcacaaatggtacctgaactatacctcaattttatcgatggtacctgaacttcaattttgatcacaactagtatccgaacttttcgatttcattttaaatggtacctaaagccacctccggtcactattccgactaaaaatggCATGAGAgacgatcatagtgatgatttttgatgatttcaagggttgcgatcatatatagtgatgattttttggtaatagacttgccttgaacttgtttttttattttttatttttttagatttgagttttttggccggaatagtgaccgaatgtggccttaggtaccatttaaaatgaaatcgaaaagttcgggtactggttgtgatcaaaattgaagttcaggtaccatcgataaaatagatgtataattcaggtaccatttgtgataataacccttgtaTTTATGTTACTAAGTAATTTTTTACATAAAATTAGCTACTTCATGGGTGAAGTAGATATTTGTCTTCACAATTCTTGAGCTAAGAATCATCTCATAAAGTCAtagttataattaaaattgCTAGTCAAAAATCCTTAGGTAAGAACTAAGAACCCTAGATTACAACACATAAAACTAGTTTTATAACTTCATCGTGGTttcgcataaaaaaaaaaacacttcatCGTGGTTACTAGTTGGAATCAGCCACCCAATCAGTAATAACGTGTTTTAAggtttttttggtaaatttgcAGAGGATAATGATCGTCGAATCGTCATTAAAATGTGGTAGGGAATCGGATTAGAATCAATAATCACGTACCCATAATGACAAATTTGCCCATCAATATTGTTTAAATCACAGATGAGTACTCCATTTCCAATTATAGGACCCCGTTCCGTGACCCaccttcttgttcttcttcttcttcttcttcgaattCTCCCAAACCTTTTATCCCGAGGAAACCCTAGATCGATCGAGCTCTCACAGATCGGCTCCAAGCTCCACCGTCATACACAGATTTCAGGTAACAATTCATCATCTTTTTTCCCCTTTATAATTCAAGTTTGAAGATTTAAACTTTGCGTTCTTGGTCTCAGAACATTTAAGAAAGAGCATATTGTGATTCTTAGCTCAGGAAAGATCTCCAATTCTCTGTTCTTGGTCTTGGGTTTTCAAATTAGGAGCTAAAATTTGTTAAAATTGTGGCTGAATTGCTACTGATGGTGCTGTTTTAGTGATTTATTGCGTATAGGGTTTGGCAGTTTTTCATTGGCATTGTCTTAATCAATGTTTGATCGCTGAGAAAATGCAGCTAAGAAAAGAGGCAAATACACTTTTGTACTTGTTCTGGCTTGGATGTGTTTCGGGTGGTAAAACAATAATAGAGAGGAGAATTTAGATGGAATATGAATTTCAAGTGACGAAAATAGTTGTTCTTGTTGGCCTGTTTAGATTAGAGTTTGTTTTTCAACCTTTTGGCAATGAAGTTTTACTAGTTTCAGTTTGATAGGAGTTCGTACTCGTTGATCATGAGCACATCTTCAGGGCTTTGTATTGGTAGTAGTTGGATGAGTCACCAGTTTATGGTTCTTGTTATCGTGCACCTGCAATTTTCAACTTCATTTCTATGTCGTCTGGAgactatgattttttttttctcattttttttttctttatgcagTGTTTTTCTGATTCTGTAGCTTTTAGTTTTTAGTTTCCATACTTAGTATACTTTCTTTATCAGTTTTGTTATATGTCAATACTACTAGTGAAAATTTTCAGTAGGATATGCTGATTTTTGGTTAGGTGTTTCCATCGTTGGGGAAAAACCGAAAAAGAAAACGAGTGGAACTGCAGGTCCAGTTCGATTTATATTCATTAGCAGTCAGCAAACCTAGTGCAATTTGATGCAGAATATAATACGGAAAGTACTTTGTTTAGAGGTTTTTTAGGGATATCTAGTTTAACCTATTGTTGTTAGGATTTGATGCAGAATATAATAAATAAGGAAAGTACTTTGTTTAGGGTCTTCTTAGAAATATATAGTTTAGCCTATTGTTATTAGGATTTACCTCTTAGAATTATAGATAAATAGAGGCATTGTATTTTGTTAGACAGATTTGAAGACTTTATTGGTAAGACGCTTTCTCTTCTTAACTCTCTTCCTACTATTCTTCCTTCTCTGTATCTAAGTTTTCTGTTCCCTTACTCCTATTTTAATAATTTAGTTATTTTGCTTATTGTCTTTCAGGCTAAGAAACTAGTTCAAAATGGTTGATAGAAACGCATCATCTGCAACAACTGAAGACACCCCAAACCCCAAACCTGATGGAAATGCACCTTCTGAGAGTGACCTTACGAGTGATTCTCTAGCCCGAAAGGTTCaagaatctctctctcttggaAAGAAACATAAGTTTTGGGAAACACAACCTGTTGGTCAATTCAAGGACCTTGGGGACAACAGTTTGCCTGAAGGCCCAATCGAGGACCCAACACCATTATCTGAAGTCAAACAGGAACCTTATAAGCTTCCCAATCTCTATGAATGGATAACATGTGATATGGACAGTGAAGAGATGTGTGCTGAGGTCTATAACCTTCTTACAAATAACTATGTCGAGGATGATGAGAACATGTTTAGATTTAACTATTCGAAGGAGTTTCTTCGTTGGGCTCTACACCCTCCAGGTTATTTTAGGAGTTGGCACATTGGTGTCCGTGTCATAAGTTCAAAGAAGTTAGTTGCCTTCATTACCGGTGTTCCTTCTAGAATTCGGGTCCGTAATGATGTTGTTACCATGGCAGAGATTAACTTCCTATGTGTTCATAAGAAGCTTAGATCAAAGCGACTTGCTCCTGTTATGATCAAAGAGGTGACCAGGAGGGTTCACTTAGAGAATATATGGCAAGCAGCTTATACTGCTGGTGTTGTACTCCCTACACCTATATCATCTTGCCAGTACTGGCACAGATCT is a window from the Rosa chinensis cultivar Old Blush chromosome 2, RchiOBHm-V2, whole genome shotgun sequence genome containing:
- the LOC112186945 gene encoding glycylpeptide N-tetradecanoyltransferase 1, which encodes MVDRNASSATTEDTPNPKPDGNAPSESDLTSDSLARKVQESLSLGKKHKFWETQPVGQFKDLGDNSLPEGPIEDPTPLSEVKQEPYKLPNLYEWITCDMDSEEMCAEVYNLLTNNYVEDDENMFRFNYSKEFLRWALHPPGYFRSWHIGVRVISSKKLVAFITGVPSRIRVRNDVVTMAEINFLCVHKKLRSKRLAPVMIKEVTRRVHLENIWQAAYTAGVVLPTPISSCQYWHRSLNPKKLIDVGFSRLGARMTMSRTIKLYKLPESTVTPGFRKMELHDVPAVTRLLRDYLSKFIVAPDLDENDVEHWLLPKENVVNSYLVESPETRDITDFCSFYTLPSTILGNQNYSTLKAAYSYYNVSTKTPLLQLMNDALIVARQNDYDVFNALDVMLNESFLKELKFGPGDGKLHYYLYNYRLRNPLRQSELGLVLL